In a single window of the Chondrocystis sp. NIES-4102 genome:
- a CDS encoding methionine aminopeptidase — MGSEQITLLSSREIEKMRRAGALAAELLDFLTPMVKPGVSTKEINDAAEAWTQEKGAISAPLGYGPADNPFTASLCTSVNEVICHGIPNAKQILKDGDIINIDVTPIVDGYHGDTSRTFFVGTPSPKAKKLVEVTEECLRRGIAAVKPGARINDIGAAIQTYAEENGFSVVRDFVGHGISHIFHTAPQIPHYYDPRQKRKLKPGMVFTIEPMINEGTWEAVMLDDGWTAITKDGKLSAQFEHTIAVTQDGVDILTLNN, encoded by the coding sequence ATGGGAAGCGAACAAATCACTTTACTTTCTAGTCGAGAAATTGAGAAAATGCGACGAGCAGGAGCTTTAGCAGCAGAATTGTTAGATTTTTTGACTCCAATGGTTAAACCTGGGGTTAGTACAAAGGAGATCAACGATGCTGCTGAAGCCTGGACACAAGAAAAAGGAGCAATAAGCGCACCTTTAGGATATGGACCTGCGGATAATCCTTTTACTGCGTCGCTATGCACTAGCGTTAACGAAGTGATTTGTCATGGTATTCCTAATGCCAAACAAATACTTAAAGATGGAGATATCATAAACATTGATGTTACTCCAATAGTTGATGGTTATCATGGCGATACTTCGAGAACTTTTTTTGTTGGTACTCCATCCCCGAAAGCTAAAAAATTAGTGGAAGTCACTGAAGAGTGTTTAAGAAGAGGTATTGCAGCAGTTAAACCTGGTGCAAGAATTAATGATATAGGCGCAGCAATTCAAACCTACGCTGAGGAAAATGGCTTTTCTGTAGTTAGGGATTTTGTAGGACATGGAATAAGCCATATTTTTCACACTGCGCCCCAAATTCCTCATTATTATGATCCAAGACAGAAAAGGAAATTAAAACCAGGAATGGTATTTACAATTGAACCAATGATTAACGAAGGTACTTGGGAAGCTGTTATGTTAGATGATGGTTGGACAGCAATTACCAAAGATGGCAAGCTATCCGCTCAATTTGAACATACTATTGCTGTTACTCAGGATGGAGTCGATATTTTAACTTTAAATAATTAA
- a CDS encoding ribosomal protein L11 methyltransferase produces the protein MSNRWWEIVVKCEPVLEESVFWRLEKFGCSGTATEVKILENNENSDSQSNKDKQILIRTYIPEMNTQLLDLAALSLWLEQDAKLLEVSVPEAQWHLIDEEDWASGWKQYWQPTEIGDRFIIYPAWEIPEESEKLILRLDPGAAFGTGTHPTTQLCLESLEMRLYENAAVQTLADIGCGSGILSIGSILLGAKKVYAVDTDALAAKTCRSNCQLNQIDRDRLIVRDGSIEQLLEIGEALDGIICNILADTIVDLFPKFNQITHEKSWAILSGILLTQADQIADVVEQQGWTVAALWKRKDWCCFNIRRSEY, from the coding sequence ATGTCTAATCGTTGGTGGGAGATCGTCGTAAAATGCGAGCCAGTTCTAGAAGAATCGGTCTTTTGGCGACTCGAAAAGTTTGGTTGTTCGGGGACAGCTACTGAGGTTAAGATTCTAGAAAACAACGAAAATTCTGACTCTCAGAGTAATAAAGATAAACAGATTCTAATTCGGACGTATATACCCGAAATGAATACTCAATTATTAGATCTGGCAGCTTTATCTTTATGGCTAGAACAAGATGCAAAATTATTAGAAGTATCTGTACCTGAGGCTCAATGGCATCTAATAGATGAAGAAGATTGGGCAAGTGGCTGGAAACAATATTGGCAACCAACAGAAATAGGCGATCGCTTTATAATTTATCCAGCTTGGGAAATTCCAGAAGAGTCTGAAAAACTAATATTACGTCTAGATCCAGGTGCAGCTTTCGGCACAGGAACTCACCCCACCACTCAATTATGTCTAGAGTCCTTAGAAATGCGCTTATATGAAAATGCTGCTGTTCAGACTTTAGCCGATATTGGCTGTGGATCTGGAATTTTATCTATCGGCTCAATTTTATTAGGTGCTAAAAAAGTATATGCTGTAGATACTGATGCCTTGGCTGCTAAAACTTGTCGTAGTAATTGTCAACTCAATCAAATAGATCGAGATAGATTAATTGTGCGTGATGGTAGTATTGAACAATTGCTTGAAATAGGAGAAGCTTTAGATGGCATTATTTGCAACATTTTAGCTGACACAATTGTAGATCTATTTCCCAAATTCAATCAAATTACTCACGAAAAAAGTTGGGCAATCTTAAGTGGAATTTTATTAACTCAGGCTGATCAAATTGCGGATGTTGTAGAGCAACAGGGATGGACTGTTGCTGCATTGTGGAAAAGAAAAGATTGGTGTTGTTTTAATATTCGCCGTTCGGAATATTAA
- the ftrC gene encoding ferredoxin--thioredoxin reductase catalytic chain, with protein MTTVEPASTSESFDKNLESMRKFAQKYAQRTTTYFCSDLSVTAAVIKGLAKHKEELGAPLCPCRHYEDKVAEVKKAYWNCPCVPMREEKKCHCMLFLTPDNAFAGETQSISIEEINQLCE; from the coding sequence ATGACTACAGTAGAACCTGCATCCACAAGCGAAAGTTTTGATAAAAATCTAGAATCAATGAGAAAATTTGCCCAGAAGTATGCACAACGTACTACAACATATTTTTGTAGTGACTTATCAGTAACTGCTGCGGTAATTAAAGGGTTGGCTAAACATAAAGAAGAATTAGGTGCGCCTTTATGTCCCTGTCGTCATTATGAAGATAAAGTAGCAGAGGTTAAAAAAGCTTATTGGAATTGCCCTTGTGTACCAATGAGAGAAGAAAAAAAATGTCATTGTATGCTATTTTTAACTCCCGATAACGCTTTTGCTGGGGAAACACAATCAATTAGCATCGAGGAAATCAACCAACTTTGTGAGTAA
- a CDS encoding HlyD family secretion protein: protein MNSSSNGNSEYLASNSKLHHDQDNGTNSASSVISVLIVDDQKMIREGLKALIKTEHELEIVGIAENGEDAVKQVELLRPNVVLMDMEMPGMNGMEATQIICQRFNDVKVLVLSTFDNPEYVSRSLGSGAMGYLLKGTPAKELTDAIRSVHRGYAQIGPGIYRNLTLPQLEEAGKLSLTSPLATRIKEVESRPERSYPPGELVTTNSSNQTAALVNRNPGGISPRKFEQTVILRRSPKWSRAIIWGVISVTTFSLIWAYFAKIEQVIATQGIIQPSDKLQEIQVPTNGVVQEVKVKEGQRVQKGDVLLVLDSTTSKAQVNSLDQVRKSLSEENKFYRDLMTGKIDSKNINSAIAKSEMSQAIVNLTRNRTALKEENELFNALLGRSDNNLNPEQNARLEASQADIQQRTAAARLEVEQLERQLEQNRIQLDDNRAQLATAKQNLAEIKQRNQEAMRQAQESLQIEQQTLKALLPVFAEGGIAKYQVDQQRQKVNDRNATIVNAQKEGNLERDRQQQEVTTLQAEIQRLLQEGQRLSLDISQAGQQLNNTTTLSKKELLDQIAENQKRLSEIDSQLNKTIVENDKRIAEIDSQMSNAQQNLKYQTIIAPVTGDVFDLRAYPGYVPPAGQAARPVLQIVPTEDLIAEVFITPQDIGFVKKGMNTDVRISAFNYSDYGDIKGKVEFISASALKPEPPYDFFRYVAKINLDQDYLNINGEKKYIQPGMEVQANIRINENRTVWDLFVGKFVGGIEKIKELE from the coding sequence ATGAACTCATCCAGTAATGGCAATAGCGAATATCTCGCCAGCAATAGCAAGCTACATCATGATCAAGACAATGGTACTAATTCCGCCAGTAGTGTCATTAGTGTTTTGATTGTTGATGATCAAAAAATGATTAGGGAGGGATTAAAAGCCTTAATTAAGACAGAACATGAGCTTGAAATAGTAGGCATTGCCGAAAATGGTGAAGATGCTGTTAAACAAGTGGAATTGCTTCGCCCTAACGTTGTTTTAATGGATATGGAAATGCCAGGAATGAATGGCATGGAAGCAACTCAGATTATTTGCCAGAGGTTTAATGATGTTAAAGTCTTAGTACTTAGTACTTTTGATAATCCAGAATATGTTTCTCGATCTCTAGGTTCGGGAGCGATGGGTTACTTGCTAAAAGGCACTCCTGCTAAAGAATTGACCGATGCTATTAGATCAGTTCATCGTGGTTATGCTCAAATTGGCCCAGGAATTTATCGTAATTTAACTTTACCTCAATTAGAAGAAGCAGGAAAACTATCCTTAACTTCTCCTTTGGCTACTCGTATTAAGGAAGTAGAAAGTCGTCCTGAGCGTTCATATCCACCTGGGGAATTGGTAACTACTAACTCCAGTAATCAAACCGCAGCTTTAGTTAATCGTAATCCTGGTGGTATTAGTCCGCGTAAATTTGAGCAAACGGTAATTTTACGTCGATCGCCGAAATGGTCTAGAGCTATTATCTGGGGAGTGATTAGTGTTACTACTTTTAGTTTGATTTGGGCTTATTTTGCCAAGATTGAACAGGTAATTGCTACTCAAGGGATCATTCAACCTAGTGATAAGTTGCAAGAAATACAAGTACCTACTAATGGTGTGGTACAAGAAGTTAAGGTAAAGGAAGGGCAACGGGTACAAAAAGGTGATGTACTATTAGTTTTAGATTCTACTACTTCTAAAGCACAAGTAAATTCTTTAGACCAAGTACGCAAGTCTTTGAGCGAGGAAAATAAATTTTATCGAGACTTGATGACGGGGAAAATTGATTCTAAAAATATTAATAGTGCGATCGCTAAGTCGGAAATGTCCCAAGCAATTGTTAATTTAACTCGTAATCGTACTGCACTTAAAGAAGAAAATGAATTGTTTAATGCTCTTTTAGGGCGTTCTGACAATAATCTTAATCCAGAGCAAAATGCTAGATTAGAAGCATCTCAAGCTGATATACAGCAACGTACTGCTGCTGCTAGATTGGAAGTGGAACAATTGGAAAGGCAGTTGGAACAAAATCGCATTCAATTGGATGATAATCGCGCCCAGTTGGCTACAGCTAAACAGAATTTGGCAGAAATTAAGCAGCGCAACCAAGAAGCGATGAGACAGGCGCAAGAAAGTTTGCAAATTGAACAGCAGACTCTAAAAGCTCTTTTACCTGTATTTGCTGAAGGGGGTATTGCTAAATATCAAGTTGATCAACAAAGGCAAAAAGTTAATGACCGCAATGCTACTATAGTTAATGCCCAAAAAGAAGGTAATTTGGAACGCGATCGCCAACAGCAAGAAGTAACTACTCTACAAGCGGAAATTCAACGTCTATTACAAGAGGGGCAAAGATTAAGTCTTGATATTTCTCAAGCAGGGCAACAATTAAATAATACTACCACCCTCTCGAAAAAAGAACTCTTAGATCAGATCGCGGAAAATCAAAAGCGGTTGTCAGAAATTGATAGTCAGCTTAATAAAACGATTGTGGAAAATGATAAACGCATTGCTGAAATTGATAGCCAAATGAGTAATGCGCAACAGAATCTTAAGTATCAAACTATTATCGCTCCTGTTACAGGAGATGTTTTTGATCTGCGTGCTTATCCTGGTTATGTACCTCCCGCAGGTCAAGCAGCCCGACCTGTTTTGCAAATTGTACCTACTGAGGATTTGATTGCGGAAGTATTTATTACTCCTCAAGATATTGGTTTTGTTAAAAAAGGTATGAATACAGATGTTCGTATCAGTGCTTTTAATTATAGTGATTATGGAGATATTAAAGGTAAAGTTGAGTTTATTAGTGCTAGTGCTTTAAAACCTGAACCTCCTTATGATTTTTTCCGCTATGTTGCCAAAATTAATTTGGATCAAGATTATCTCAATATTAATGGTGAGAAGAAATATATTCAGCCTGGTATGGAAGTTCAAGCAAATATCCGCATTAATGAAAACCGCACCGTTTGGGATTTGTTTGTGGGTAAATTTGTTGGCGGAATTGAAAAGATTAAGGAGTTAGAGTAA
- a CDS encoding BioY protein: MSDLKDLPKPNSEISNYEWDTTPLTVKAMIEQQRQLLRQKQQNLDSLQQENKWLRDQLDLRLDKPNRAYVPLLPEVLLWAAIGLILTVGGTFIPASAIAAPWSWWAEGLGVQTLGVSYQIGAVLFTACVGGRNAALLSQIAYVSLGLAGLPLFTNGGGLNYLQQPNFGYLVGFIFGAWLCGWLAHQTLVKFSSLVASCLAGLMVIHLVGIIYLTIMYYTTGLGAEINSLFQAIAIYTIEPLPGQLAVICAISSIAFVLRKLMFS; the protein is encoded by the coding sequence ATGTCTGACCTCAAAGACCTACCCAAACCCAATTCTGAGATTAGTAATTATGAATGGGATACCACTCCCCTAACGGTCAAAGCAATGATCGAGCAACAACGGCAACTTCTCAGACAAAAGCAGCAGAATTTAGATAGCTTACAGCAAGAAAATAAATGGTTACGAGACCAGCTAGATTTAAGATTAGACAAACCTAATCGAGCTTATGTACCTCTACTACCAGAAGTATTATTATGGGCAGCTATAGGCTTAATTTTGACAGTTGGAGGAACGTTTATTCCAGCCTCTGCGATCGCAGCACCTTGGTCTTGGTGGGCAGAAGGATTAGGAGTTCAGACTTTAGGAGTTAGTTATCAAATTGGTGCAGTACTATTTACTGCCTGTGTTGGGGGTAGAAATGCTGCTTTACTGTCTCAAATAGCTTATGTATCATTAGGATTAGCTGGGCTACCTTTATTTACCAATGGAGGAGGATTAAACTATCTACAACAGCCTAATTTCGGTTATCTTGTTGGTTTTATCTTTGGTGCTTGGCTTTGTGGCTGGTTAGCTCATCAAACCTTGGTTAAATTTTCCTCTTTAGTTGCTAGTTGTCTTGCAGGATTGATGGTTATTCATTTAGTAGGTATTATTTATTTAACCATCATGTACTATACAACTGGTTTAGGAGCAGAGATAAATTCTTTATTTCAAGCAATAGCCATTTATACCATAGAGCCACTCCCAGGACAATTAGCAGTCATTTGTGCTATAAGCTCAATCGCTTTTGTGCTACGTAAACTGATGTTTTCTTAA
- a CDS encoding cyclic nucleotide-binding protein: MLSPVKTIEIFQTTSQPKILQAGETIFSEGDQGTVMYGLVEGEVQIIVNGKILETIHQGDIFGEGALIHFDSRRTSTAIALTDCKLAYLDRSHFLFAVQQTPMFALEVMKSYSDRIRRLREYIAQGN, translated from the coding sequence ATGCTCTCACCAGTAAAAACCATTGAAATATTTCAAACAACTTCCCAACCAAAAATATTGCAAGCGGGAGAAACTATCTTTTCTGAAGGTGATCAAGGAACAGTAATGTATGGTTTAGTGGAAGGAGAAGTACAAATTATCGTCAATGGCAAAATATTAGAAACAATTCATCAAGGAGACATCTTTGGAGAAGGCGCACTAATACATTTCGACAGTCGTAGAACTTCCACGGCGATCGCTCTTACCGACTGCAAATTAGCTTATTTAGACCGTAGTCATTTTCTTTTTGCCGTACAACAAACCCCAATGTTTGCCTTAGAAGTCATGAAAAGTTATAGCGATCGTATTCGCCGTCTTAGAGAGTATATAGCCCAGGGAAATTAG
- a CDS encoding apolipoprotein N-acyltransferase — MPILSNKQAIALALFSGILMGFAPAPINAWYLAWVALVPLWILIRAQKSLSKIIILGLVWGVGYDGLALFWITGIHPMTWMGVPWLASLLIAIFCWIFITLWGAGVIISWSLIWGLINQKITNKNIPSCLIRVLIGVGLWCGLETLWSHTPLWWPAIAYTQSPNNLIILQLIKISGVNTVAALIIAVNGLLAEAIIYCQNISQVRSKLLLLFSPLILLITSHLIGYYLYQIPLAKDNLSPLKIGIIQGNIPNEIKLYSAGWQKAIAGYTLGYQRLARQGVDAVLTPEGALPFYWEDIIDNSSFYQTVKKEQVTVWVGANGRKGKSYTNSLFTLTGEGETYSRYDKHKLVPLGEYIPFESILGKIIDRLSPLEAHLAPGKPNQIFDTPFGRAIVAICYESAFPQNFLYQAQKGGNFIITVANNAHYSKTMPSQNHAHDVMRAIESDRWAARAANTGYSAIIDPHGNTHWLSQLDQYAIHRTTIYRRQNKTLYVQWGDWLTPILLIFSGIIGLIVIISPQRT; from the coding sequence ATGCCAATCCTTTCCAACAAACAAGCTATTGCGCTCGCGCTATTTAGTGGTATATTAATGGGTTTTGCGCCAGCACCTATCAATGCTTGGTATCTGGCTTGGGTAGCATTAGTACCTTTATGGATTTTAATTAGAGCGCAAAAGTCCCTCTCGAAAATCATAATTTTAGGCTTAGTTTGGGGTGTAGGCTACGATGGATTAGCCTTATTTTGGATTACTGGAATTCATCCCATGACTTGGATGGGTGTACCCTGGTTAGCAAGTTTACTAATTGCAATTTTTTGCTGGATATTTATTACCTTATGGGGTGCTGGTGTAATAATTAGTTGGTCATTAATTTGGGGTTTAATTAATCAAAAAATCACCAATAAAAATATTCCAAGCTGTTTAATTAGAGTTTTAATTGGAGTAGGATTATGGTGTGGTTTAGAAACCCTCTGGAGTCATACGCCTTTATGGTGGCCAGCGATCGCTTATACTCAAAGCCCTAATAATTTGATAATTTTACAATTAATTAAAATATCAGGAGTTAATACAGTAGCTGCGCTGATTATCGCTGTTAATGGTTTACTCGCTGAAGCTATTATATATTGCCAGAATATATCGCAAGTTCGCTCAAAATTACTATTACTATTTTCTCCTTTAATATTATTAATTACTAGCCATTTAATCGGTTACTATTTATATCAAATTCCCCTAGCAAAAGACAATTTAAGTCCCTTAAAAATTGGTATAATCCAAGGTAATATACCCAACGAAATAAAACTATATTCCGCAGGTTGGCAAAAAGCGATCGCAGGTTACACTTTAGGGTATCAAAGATTAGCAAGACAAGGTGTAGATGCAGTCCTAACCCCTGAAGGCGCATTACCTTTTTATTGGGAAGATATAATTGATAATTCTAGTTTCTATCAAACAGTAAAAAAAGAACAAGTAACAGTATGGGTGGGAGCAAATGGTAGAAAGGGCAAAAGCTACACCAATAGTTTATTTACCCTAACTGGTGAGGGAGAAACCTATAGCCGTTATGATAAACATAAACTTGTTCCCTTGGGAGAATACATTCCTTTTGAGTCAATTTTGGGCAAAATTATTGATCGCCTATCCCCTCTAGAAGCCCATTTAGCCCCAGGTAAACCTAATCAAATCTTTGATACTCCTTTTGGTAGGGCAATTGTGGCAATTTGTTACGAGTCTGCTTTCCCACAAAACTTTTTATATCAGGCACAAAAAGGGGGTAATTTTATCATTACAGTAGCAAATAATGCCCACTATAGCAAGACAATGCCTAGTCAAAACCATGCCCATGATGTGATGCGTGCCATAGAGAGCGATCGCTGGGCAGCTAGGGCAGCTAATACAGGCTACAGTGCAATTATCGATCCTCATGGTAATACTCATTGGCTTTCTCAATTAGATCAATACGCGATACATCGTACCACTATCTACCGCCGTCAGAACAAGACCTTATATGTACAATGGGGAGACTGGCTAACTCCGATCTTACTAATTTTCAGTGGCATAATCGGTTTGATAGTAATAATTAGTCCTCAAAGAACATAA